One part of the Dehalococcoidia bacterium genome encodes these proteins:
- a CDS encoding molybdopterin dehydrogenase: MKYIKHVDVTTVDAAIAELKKGKAAVIAGGTDIIGEFKSMTSPNLPDTLVNIKGIAALSKLTEEGGVLKIGALTTLSEIADSSVVQTKYTALAQAARKVASPELRNMGTIGGNICQHVRCWYYRHEHNAFACLRKNPQGLCYALAGDNRYHSIFGAVSGCVAVNPSDIAPALVALDAKIVTSKKTVAAQDFFATKLAPAGEGTTVLDADEIVIEIQVPAPAAGVKSAFVKFALRKSFDFPIVNCAAMIGGTNARICLNAVHNTPRRVTAAEDAVKGKTIDNTVAEAAGAAAVTGAMALPVTGWSYGNKYMIQIAKTVVKRAVLACK; encoded by the coding sequence ATGAAATACATTAAACACGTAGACGTAACCACTGTTGATGCTGCGATAGCCGAACTCAAAAAAGGCAAGGCGGCAGTTATTGCCGGCGGCACCGATATAATCGGTGAATTCAAGAGCATGACATCGCCAAACCTCCCCGATACGCTCGTCAATATCAAGGGTATTGCTGCTCTTAGCAAACTGACTGAAGAGGGGGGAGTGCTCAAAATCGGCGCGCTGACCACACTGTCGGAAATCGCCGATTCCTCCGTGGTGCAGACCAAGTACACCGCTCTGGCTCAAGCCGCGCGCAAAGTGGCGTCACCCGAGCTCAGGAATATGGGCACTATCGGCGGCAACATCTGCCAGCATGTGCGCTGCTGGTATTATCGCCACGAACACAATGCCTTCGCCTGTCTGCGCAAGAATCCCCAGGGTCTGTGCTATGCGCTGGCCGGTGACAACCGCTACCACTCCATCTTCGGCGCGGTGAGCGGCTGTGTGGCCGTCAACCCGAGCGACATAGCCCCTGCCCTGGTGGCCCTGGATGCCAAGATTGTCACTTCCAAGAAGACAGTGGCTGCCCAGGACTTCTTCGCGACGAAACTGGCTCCCGCAGGCGAAGGCACCACGGTTCTGGATGCCGACGAGATTGTCATCGAGATTCAGGTGCCCGCACCAGCCGCGGGCGTCAAAAGCGCCTTCGTCAAGTTCGCCCTGCGCAAGTCCTTTGACTTCCCCATCGTCAACTGCGCCGCCATGATAGGTGGCACCAACGCCCGCATATGCCTGAACGCGGTGCACAACACTCCTCGCCGCGTCACTGCGGCTGAGGATGCCGTCAAAGGCAAAACTATCGACAACACCGTGGCCGAGGCCGCCGGAGCGGCAGCCGTAACCGGCGCCATGGCGCTGCCCGTTACCGGCTGGAGCTACGGCAACAAGTACATGATTCAGATCGCCAAGACCGTGGTCAAACGTGCCGTTTTAGCATGTAAATAA
- a CDS encoding xanthine dehydrogenase family protein molybdopterin-binding subunit, with amino-acid sequence MALNVIGKQGNKEKYTLIKKMTGDWDYAGDNFPGKKLICRTVLSNIAKGKITNIDTSAAEALPGVKAVTTYKDCPVLNANITWWGQEVCAIAAIDEETANQAVELVKVTYDQGTAVVDAEDALKPGAPLSGVWPDTNVRTTSIVRGDVNEGFKQADVTVEETVGWTYRWQHMEIEPRCALATWVGAHLYLWTSSQNPFGQRSAVSGSLNVPLQMTHLVSHGSGSGHGDKHTCEYGVIAAVLAKKAGMPVLYQLSRRELVLNAMRQHQAKGRVKIGVKNDGTIVAIDCTMYGDAGGNGSVWAAGLHWMLRTTWKCANARFDSQDIATNTPPTGYFRCVADPPGDFIMNQVIDMVAYKLNMDPVAFRIKNSVTPDLVHQDTKLPYASIAIKEMWQTAADSIGWSSKFHAPGAKTLPDGRLHGIGIAGGVDSHGQLSAPVGAVVHLTRDGKALTNHGQSYNSFSVISCTHIVAETLGMLYDDVQIGSIGETDTSSEGGSEGGSTRTITLGAAFQSASEDARDQAFAVAATMFTPPLTKDKLSAADGKIFETANPANSKTWKEVAAKFSNPIIGRGYTWAKKLRRPVLNWPIGTDCETRGSEVTAAEIAVDPETGEIEILSMVNVIDAGRAVYLRGTEKQMFGGLEIIAGQALWYEDVVEKASGAILNPSFLDHKLPTSLDIHQDRNKISITESDDAAGPYGAHGIGEPVVNAYCCINAALYNATGKWVKESPILPWKVLQALGKA; translated from the coding sequence ATGGCTCTAAACGTAATAGGTAAACAAGGCAATAAGGAAAAATATACCCTGATAAAGAAGATGACCGGCGACTGGGACTACGCCGGCGACAATTTCCCCGGTAAAAAACTCATCTGTCGCACGGTGTTATCCAACATCGCCAAAGGCAAGATAACCAATATCGATACCAGCGCCGCTGAAGCGTTACCTGGCGTTAAGGCAGTGACTACCTACAAAGATTGCCCCGTTCTCAACGCCAACATCACATGGTGGGGGCAGGAAGTCTGCGCCATCGCCGCCATAGATGAAGAGACCGCGAACCAGGCGGTTGAATTGGTCAAGGTAACCTATGACCAGGGGACCGCGGTGGTAGATGCGGAAGACGCTCTCAAGCCGGGAGCTCCGTTATCCGGTGTCTGGCCTGACACCAACGTTCGCACCACTTCGATCGTGCGCGGAGACGTCAACGAGGGCTTCAAGCAGGCCGACGTCACTGTTGAAGAAACCGTCGGCTGGACATACCGCTGGCAGCACATGGAAATTGAACCCCGCTGCGCACTGGCCACCTGGGTGGGAGCACATCTATATCTGTGGACCTCGTCGCAAAATCCCTTCGGCCAGAGAAGCGCGGTATCCGGCAGCCTCAACGTCCCGCTTCAAATGACCCATCTTGTATCGCATGGTTCGGGTTCGGGCCACGGAGATAAACACACCTGTGAATATGGCGTTATCGCCGCAGTGCTTGCCAAGAAAGCCGGCATGCCGGTCCTGTATCAGCTCAGTCGCCGCGAGCTCGTACTGAACGCCATGCGCCAGCATCAGGCCAAGGGCAGGGTGAAGATAGGCGTCAAGAACGATGGGACGATTGTCGCCATAGACTGCACCATGTACGGCGACGCCGGCGGCAACGGCTCGGTCTGGGCAGCTGGCTTGCACTGGATGTTACGCACCACCTGGAAATGCGCCAACGCGCGATTCGATTCACAGGACATAGCTACCAATACTCCTCCTACAGGATACTTCCGCTGCGTGGCTGACCCTCCGGGCGATTTCATCATGAACCAGGTGATTGACATGGTAGCCTACAAACTCAACATGGACCCGGTGGCTTTCAGGATAAAGAACTCCGTAACCCCGGATCTGGTGCATCAGGACACCAAACTGCCATACGCCAGCATTGCCATCAAGGAAATGTGGCAGACGGCGGCCGACTCCATAGGCTGGAGTTCCAAGTTTCACGCCCCGGGTGCCAAAACTTTACCTGACGGCAGGCTCCACGGCATCGGCATCGCCGGTGGCGTAGACAGCCACGGCCAGCTTTCAGCCCCGGTAGGCGCCGTGGTCCACCTCACCCGCGACGGCAAAGCCCTTACCAACCATGGGCAGAGCTACAACTCTTTCTCCGTCATATCGTGCACCCATATCGTGGCTGAAACTCTGGGGATGCTATATGACGATGTGCAAATCGGGTCTATCGGCGAGACCGATACCAGTTCAGAAGGTGGCTCCGAAGGCGGGTCTACGCGCACCATCACCCTGGGGGCCGCTTTCCAATCGGCTTCAGAGGACGCGCGCGACCAGGCTTTTGCCGTGGCTGCCACCATGTTTACCCCGCCACTCACCAAGGATAAGCTATCCGCCGCTGATGGTAAAATCTTCGAAACGGCCAACCCTGCCAATTCCAAGACCTGGAAAGAAGTAGCCGCCAAGTTCAGCAACCCCATAATCGGCAGGGGCTATACATGGGCCAAGAAGCTGCGACGCCCTGTCCTCAACTGGCCAATCGGCACCGACTGCGAGACGCGCGGCTCGGAAGTCACCGCCGCCGAGATAGCCGTTGACCCGGAAACCGGTGAAATCGAGATACTCAGCATGGTCAACGTGATTGATGCAGGCCGGGCCGTATATCTCCGGGGCACTGAAAAGCAGATGTTCGGCGGCCTCGAGATTATCGCCGGACAGGCTCTGTGGTACGAAGATGTTGTCGAAAAAGCCTCTGGAGCTATTCTAAACCCATCCTTCCTCGATCACAAACTTCCTACAAGCCTGGACATCCATCAGGACCGCAACAAGATTTCTATCACGGAATCGGATGATGCGGCTGGCCCATACGGCGCGCACGGTATCGGCGAGCCAGTGGTAAATGCCTACTGCTGTATCAATGCGGCGCTCTATAACGCCACCGGCAAGTGGGTCAAGGAAAGCCCGATCTTGCCCTGGAAAGTCCTGCAGGCTCTGGGAAAGGCATAG
- a CDS encoding (2Fe-2S)-binding protein, with amino-acid sequence MSEQVKKEETHGLSRREFLKDAGLVVGGATIGSMGLLSACGKATTETLTQTKTVTQTGGVTTVTKTGGVTTVTVTAPPTGPTGTFTTMTINSKKYELVNLSAWWSLSWVLREVLGLVGTKTGCNRGECGTCTIIMNGKSVASCMVLAVEANNAQIQTIEGLSGQSGQKLNPLQQAIFNDDALQCGFCTPGFLMSAQALLNKKPKPTFDEVREALSGHICTCGNTKFYVDAVMKV; translated from the coding sequence ATGTCAGAACAAGTGAAAAAGGAAGAAACTCACGGGTTATCCAGGCGTGAATTCCTCAAAGACGCCGGATTGGTAGTAGGCGGGGCTACTATCGGTTCCATGGGATTGCTTAGTGCCTGCGGCAAAGCGACGACGGAGACACTGACACAGACCAAAACGGTCACCCAGACCGGTGGCGTTACTACGGTCACCAAGACCGGTGGCGTTACTACCGTAACAGTAACAGCGCCGCCGACCGGGCCAACCGGTACATTTACCACCATGACCATCAACAGTAAAAAGTATGAGCTGGTCAATCTGTCGGCCTGGTGGTCTCTGTCCTGGGTTCTACGCGAGGTACTGGGCCTGGTAGGTACCAAGACCGGGTGCAACCGTGGCGAATGCGGCACCTGCACCATCATCATGAATGGCAAATCCGTCGCCTCCTGCATGGTGCTGGCCGTTGAGGCCAACAATGCGCAAATACAAACCATCGAAGGTTTGTCTGGACAGAGCGGCCAAAAATTGAATCCGTTGCAGCAAGCTATCTTTAACGATGATGCCTTGCAATGCGGCTTCTGCACGCCGGGTTTCCTTATGTCAGCCCAAGCACTCCTTAACAAGAAACCTAAACCAACCTTCGACGAAGTCCGCGAAGCGCTCTCTGGCCACATCTGCACCTGCGGCAACACCAAATTCTACGTCGACGCTGTGATGAAGGTATAA